In the genome of Diaphorobacter sp. HDW4A, the window GTCCTGCGCCTTCTGCCCCATCTTGTCGAGCAGGCGGCCACGGCTGAAGCCCTCGCTGCGCGTGTCCACCCATAGCAAGCTGACGCCGCGCGCTCCCGCCGCCAAATCCGTCTTGGCGAACACCAGCACTCGGTCCGCGTGAAAGCCGTTGGTGATGAACGTTTTCTGACCGCTCAACCGGAATCCCCCATCCACTTGAACCGCGCTCGTGCGGATCGCCTTCAGATCACTGCCGGTGCCGGGCTCGGTCATGGCAACCGATCCCACGATGTCACCGCTCGCCATCCCGGGAAGGAGCGCTCTCTTCTGCGCCTCGCTGCCGAACTCCAGCAAATAGGGTGCGACGTTTTCCGAGTGTGTCGTGAATCCGGTCACGCCTGTAGCCAGTGCGCGAGCGATTTCCTCGACCACGATGGCGCTGAAGAGAAAGTCGCCTCCACCGCCGCCGTATTCGTCTGAAATGCTGGGCAACAGCAGGCCAGCGGCTCCCGCATCGCGCCAGAGCTGGCGTGGCACCATCCCCTCATTTTCCCAATCGTGATGATGCGGCATGATCCTGTCCGCGATGAAGCGGGCCACGCTGGCGCGGTACATCTCATGGTCCGATGAAAAGGCAGTGCGCTTCATCCATTGATCGTCGTTGTGACTCATTGCAGTCTCCGGCCTTTCTTGTGCATGGTGTCAGTGGGCAATCTGGCTGGCTTGTGGCCAGTAGCGTGCCTTGACCAAACGCTTGAGCAGCTTGCCCGAATCGGCACGCGGCAGTTCACTGACGAAATCCACCGAGCGCGGACATTTGAGCGCCGCCATCTTGCTGCGGCACAACGCAATCAGTTCGGCGGCCAACGCGTCACTCGCGTCGGCAGCGTTCTGCAATTGCACGACGGCCTTGACCTCTTCGCCAAACTCCTCGTTGGGCACGCCAACTACCGCTACGTCGGACACCGCGGGATGCATGGAGAGAATGTTCTCGGCCTCTTGAGGGTAGATATTTACCCCGCCCGAAACAATGGTGTTGGCCAGCCGATCCGTGAGATAGAGGTACCCCTCCTCGTCCAGATAGCCGATGTCGCCATACGTGGCCCAGCCGCGGTCGTTGTAGGCGCTGCGGGTTTTCTCAGGATCGTTGTGGTATGTGAAGCTTCCGCCACCCGAAAAGTAGATCACGCCTGCTTCACCCTCAGGTAGCTCCTGCCCCTCGCTATCAACGATGTGCACCTGTCCAAATTCAGGCCTGCCGACCGAACCCTTGTGCGCCAGCCATTCAGCGGAGTCGAGCGACGTGCGCCCCACCAGTTCCGTGCCACTGTAGAACTCAAACAGAATCGGCCCCCACCAATCGATCATCTGTTCCTTGACGGCGACAGGACAGGGTGCGGCCGCATGAATCGCAAAGCGCATGCTGCCCAGATCGAAGCGCGCGCGATCAGCATCGGGCAAGCGCAACATGCGAATGAACATGGTCGGCACCCATTGCGCATGGGTGACGCCAAAACGCTCGATGGCTTCGAGCGCGAGCAGCGGATCGAACTTCTCCATCATCACGCTGGTGCCACCCACCTTCATCACATTCATGTTCCAGCGAATCGGTGCGGTGTGATAGAACGGCGCCGTCGAGAGATATACGGAGCCTGCGTCGAACTCCTTCCAGCGAGTGCGCGGATCATCCTTGCTGGCAAAGAACTTGTTCGCATCCGCCAGCGGTCGCTTGATGCCCTTGGGCAGGCCCGTCGTGCCAGACGAGTAGCAAAAATCCATGCCCTGCATGGTTTGCGGCAGTCGGACGCAAGCTGCGACACTGGCGATGAAGTGATCGTAGCCCTCAAAACCCGGACGCTCTCCATCCAGCAACACCCGCTTGAGCGGCAAATTCAACAGCACGTCGGCATCGATGTCGCCAAGCGTTTCGCGGGAACAGAAGACTGCCTTGGCACCACAGTCCTCAAGGATGTATTTCACCTCGTCGGCCTTGAGATGCCGACTGATGGGCGTGTAGTACAGGCCGACGCGGTACGCCGCCCAGATGATCTCGAAATAGCGCACATGGTTCTCGAGAAAGATGGCGATACCGTCTCCCTGCTTCAAACCCGAGGCCACCAGGGCCGCAGCGCATTGACGCGAGCGTTGCTCCAGTTCGTGCCATCGCACCGCACACCCCGAAGGAACCATGTAATAGGCAACACCGTCGGGGTTGTCGCGGGCAAAGGTTTCAATGGTGGACATATCCAGCGTTCCTCTTCATTCGGCCGACATTCGAATCTCGGCCACCCCATGGCTCAGCACCTTGCACTGACGCTCCCTGACCCAGACCTCAAAGTGAACTGCCTGCGTTGCAGAGACCGGATCCTGCATGCCGTGCCACACACGCAGGATCAGGGTTTCACCAGGAATCACCGGAGCAGAAAATCGCGCCGCAATGCTTGCCAGGCGCTGCGGCGCATTGCCACACACCAGCCGAAGCAGTCCCCTCGCCGCCATCCCATAGGTGCAAAGGCCATGCAGGATCGGTTGCTCGAACCCCGCATTGCGCCAGACCTGCGGTAGTGCATGAATCGGATTGCGGTCACCGTTGAGTCGATAGAGCAGTGCGGCGTTGCGCCGTGTACCCATCTCGATTTCGACATCATGGGCGCTGGTGGGCGCGGCTTGCAGCGCAGGCAAGGGTGCGTCGCTGCACGCCCTGCCCATTGTCGAATAGCCGCCATCTGCGCGGCAAAAAGAGACATGCTCCACATAGGCAACTCGCCGCCCGCTGTCCGCATCAAGGACCTCGCGCTCGGTCGTGACCAATGCACCTTTTCCGACGCCCTTGTCGACGATACCGCTCACTCGCGTCCTGCTCAGCAGCTTGCCACTGGGTGCCAAGACGGCGTCGAAGCGCATGCGATGCTCGCCATGCAGAATCTGCATCCAGTCGATGCCTGTTTTCGGATCCGTTGCCCACGCACCCGGCGCACCCACTGTGGCGAGCAAGGTCGGTACGACGCGCAGATCATCCTCCACGACGTAGCCCAGATCCGATTCGTCAAATGGATCTTCCGCCATGCCCAGACTCAGCGCGTACAGGATGACATCGTCCTGCGAATATTCGTTGATGACGTCGGCAAACTGCCAATGCTTTACAGCCTCATAGTCGATCATCGTCGCGCCCTCAGACCGGGTCCCAGGAGAACACTTCGGGCGAACGTTCCAGTGGCGTGAATGCCCGCTTGATGGCCGGCAGCGCGTGTGTGCGCAAGCTCTCCTGATCCCAGCCCGTGGCGCTGTGCACCGAGACCAACGGGCGCGGCTGGCTCATCACCATAACCTCATTGCCACGCACCGCGAGGACCTGGCCGTTGATTTCCGCAGAATCGTCGCTGATGAGAAAGGCCGCGACTGCCGCAACCTGCTCCGGCTTCATCGATTGCATGCGGGCAAGACGCTGCTTCTCGGCCTCAGTCTCACTTGGCAGGGTGCCGATCAACCGGCTCCAGGCAAACGGTGCGATGCAGTTGGAGCGCACGTTAAATCGCGCCATGTCGAGCGCAATCGATTTGGACAGCGCGGTCATTCCCAACTTGGCCGCCGCATAGTTGGCCTGACCGAAATTGCCAATCAGCCCAGAGGTCGATGTCATGTGTACCATGACGCCGCTTTCCTGATCCTTGAAAAAAGGTGCTGCGGCACGACTCACGAAATAGCTGCCGTGCAAATGCACATCGATCACGGCGCGCCATTCGTCCTCGTTCATCTTGTGGAAGATGCGGTCACGCAGGATGCCCGCGTTGTTGACCACACCATCGATCCGACCGAAACGATCCACCGCCGTCTGAATGATGCTGGCCGCGCCCTCGCGCGTGGCCACCGAATGCGTGTCGGCTACCGCCTGCCCACCTGCGGCAACGATCTCGCCCACCACCTGGTTGGCCGGACCTGCGGCCTGACCTTCCCCATTGCCGCTTGATCCCAGATCGTTGACGACCACCTTCGCACCGAGCCTTGCAAGCAACAGGGCCGTTGCCTTGCCAATGCCGTTGCCAGCGCCCGTCACAACCACCACCTTGTCCTTCATTTCCATCTGACTGTCTCCTTCATCTTTTCGCCCCGCACAAGCGTGGGACTGCTTCAATCCGACTGGATCTTTCCGACGCGGATCACTTCGGTCCAGCGATCCTTCTCACGTTGCACGAAACGCTCAAAGTCCTGCGGGCTACCGCCCACGGCAGCGCCGCCTTGCTGCGCAATCGTCTTGCGCACATCAGGGTCTGCCAGCACTGTATTGAGTTCAGCGTTCAGCGCCTTCACGACGGCGGGCGGCGTTTTGGACGAAACGAACAGCCCCAACCACACCGACACATCAAAGTCGGGATAGCCCAACTCCACAAGCGTGGGCACGTCGGGCAACTCGCTGCTGCGCTCGCGCGTGGTTACGGCAATCGGTCGAATCTTTCCACCGCGTATCAACGGCAACGCCGTAATCAGGTTGTCCACCATGTAGTCCACCTGACCGGCGATCAGGTCGGTCAGCGCTGGCGATGCACCTTTGTAAATAACGTCCACAGAACGGATGCCGGTGCGTTGATTCAACAGCGCACCCGCAAGATGGCCGGACGAACCGCTGGTGGAGACCGCCATCGACAGACCGTCAGGCTTGGTGCTCGCGTACTGCTTGAGATCGGCCACCGACTTGACAGACAAGCGGGGATTGACCACCACAACGTCCGGCATGGACAGCACATGAATCACTGCCGTCATATCGCCGAAGGTATAGGGTAGTTTTTTCTGCAACTCGTAATTTGCGGCGTTCGGTCCGAGGCTGCCCATCACCAGCGTGCGGCCATCCGGCTCGGCACGAAGCATGGCCTGGATTCCGATCGCACCACCTGCGCCCGGGTGGTTTTCCACGATCACAGGTTGATGGATACGCTCACCCAACGACTTGGCGATCAGCCGACTGGTGATGTCCAGAATCCCGCCCGGGGAGCTCGGCGCAATGATCCTGTAAGGCTTGCCGGCCGGTAGATCCGACGGCATGTTTTGCGCCTGCGCGGCCCCATGCAGCCCCACAGTCATTGCAGCACTGATGCAAGCAAGTAGGTGGCGACGATTCATTGTTCTGTCTCCTTCCAGAATGGAAATATAGGTATACTGTCCTCCTGGCGGATTTATAAATCCGTCCAACGGATATTTAAGAACACTTCATCTTGGGCGTCAAGATCGTTTGCCGCAGTCGCACTTCGCCTCTCGTTAAGGGCTGCTTCGGCACTGCCCTGCATGCGCGCCCGATTCTGGGAAACAAGGACATGACGGAACTGGACAACGAAGGCTTCGTGCGCTCCTTTGCGCGCGGCCTCAGCGTGCTGGAGACCATGGGCACCAGCGGTCCTCACACGCTTGCCAGCATCGCTACCGCCACTGGCTTGCCGCGCACCGTAGTACGGCGCATCTCTCTCACATTGTGCGAGTTGGGCTATGCGGTACTGGATGAGGACAAGGTATTTCACCTCACGACCAAAGTGCTCAGCCTGGGCACCAGCTATCTGACTTCACTGCCTTTCTGGGGCCATGCACAACGCGTGCTGGAAAGCCTGTGTGCGCAGTTGCAGGAGTCCTGCGCGATCGCGCTTTTCGACGGCAGCGACGCGGTGTTTGTGCTGCGCATTCCATCGAGCAAGATCATGTCGCTGCGGCTGGGCATGGGCAGCCGCCTACCGGCCTACGCCACCGCTCCGGGCCGCTTGCTGCTAGCGCACTGCCACACCGAGGTGCGCGAGCGCTATCTGCAAACGCATGCGCTCGCACCGCTGACACAGCACACCTTGACGGAGAAAGACGCGATTGCACAGTCACTTGCACAGATTCAGCGCGATGGCTATGCATGGGTAGATGGCGAGTTCGACCCGCATGTGACCGGATTGGCCGTGCCGATCTATGACGAGAAAAATCAGGTAAGCGCGGCCATCAGCGCCAACCTGTTGCGCTTGGAGTTCGATCTCAAGCGCGCGCAGGCCGATGTCCTCCCGGCGCTGCGCAACGCGTCCATGCTCTTGGCCGGACTGGCGCCCGCTTTTCTGCATTCACGGTCCGCACCTCGACTCTGATTACTTCCTATCTCGGCACGCT includes:
- a CDS encoding SDR family NAD(P)-dependent oxidoreductase, with translation MKDKVVVVTGAGNGIGKATALLLARLGAKVVVNDLGSSGNGEGQAAGPANQVVGEIVAAGGQAVADTHSVATREGAASIIQTAVDRFGRIDGVVNNAGILRDRIFHKMNEDEWRAVIDVHLHGSYFVSRAAAPFFKDQESGVMVHMTSTSGLIGNFGQANYAAAKLGMTALSKSIALDMARFNVRSNCIAPFAWSRLIGTLPSETEAEKQRLARMQSMKPEQVAAVAAFLISDDSAEINGQVLAVRGNEVMVMSQPRPLVSVHSATGWDQESLRTHALPAIKRAFTPLERSPEVFSWDPV
- a CDS encoding tripartite tricarboxylate transporter substrate binding protein; this encodes MNRRHLLACISAAMTVGLHGAAQAQNMPSDLPAGKPYRIIAPSSPGGILDITSRLIAKSLGERIHQPVIVENHPGAGGAIGIQAMLRAEPDGRTLVMGSLGPNAANYELQKKLPYTFGDMTAVIHVLSMPDVVVVNPRLSVKSVADLKQYASTKPDGLSMAVSTSGSSGHLAGALLNQRTGIRSVDVIYKGASPALTDLIAGQVDYMVDNLITALPLIRGGKIRPIAVTTRERSSELPDVPTLVELGYPDFDVSVWLGLFVSSKTPPAVVKALNAELNTVLADPDVRKTIAQQGGAAVGGSPQDFERFVQREKDRWTEVIRVGKIQSD
- a CDS encoding AMP-binding protein — translated: MSTIETFARDNPDGVAYYMVPSGCAVRWHELEQRSRQCAAALVASGLKQGDGIAIFLENHVRYFEIIWAAYRVGLYYTPISRHLKADEVKYILEDCGAKAVFCSRETLGDIDADVLLNLPLKRVLLDGERPGFEGYDHFIASVAACVRLPQTMQGMDFCYSSGTTGLPKGIKRPLADANKFFASKDDPRTRWKEFDAGSVYLSTAPFYHTAPIRWNMNVMKVGGTSVMMEKFDPLLALEAIERFGVTHAQWVPTMFIRMLRLPDADRARFDLGSMRFAIHAAAPCPVAVKEQMIDWWGPILFEFYSGTELVGRTSLDSAEWLAHKGSVGRPEFGQVHIVDSEGQELPEGEAGVIYFSGGGSFTYHNDPEKTRSAYNDRGWATYGDIGYLDEEGYLYLTDRLANTIVSGGVNIYPQEAENILSMHPAVSDVAVVGVPNEEFGEEVKAVVQLQNAADASDALAAELIALCRSKMAALKCPRSVDFVSELPRADSGKLLKRLVKARYWPQASQIAH
- a CDS encoding MaoC/PaaZ C-terminal domain-containing protein; its protein translation is MIDYEAVKHWQFADVINEYSQDDVILYALSLGMAEDPFDESDLGYVVEDDLRVVPTLLATVGAPGAWATDPKTGIDWMQILHGEHRMRFDAVLAPSGKLLSRTRVSGIVDKGVGKGALVTTEREVLDADSGRRVAYVEHVSFCRADGGYSTMGRACSDAPLPALQAAPTSAHDVEIEMGTRRNAALLYRLNGDRNPIHALPQVWRNAGFEQPILHGLCTYGMAARGLLRLVCGNAPQRLASIAARFSAPVIPGETLILRVWHGMQDPVSATQAVHFEVWVRERQCKVLSHGVAEIRMSAE
- a CDS encoding acyl-CoA dehydrogenase family protein translates to MSHNDDQWMKRTAFSSDHEMYRASVARFIADRIMPHHHDWENEGMVPRQLWRDAGAAGLLLPSISDEYGGGGGDFLFSAIVVEEIARALATGVTGFTTHSENVAPYLLEFGSEAQKRALLPGMASGDIVGSVAMTEPGTGSDLKAIRTSAVQVDGGFRLSGQKTFITNGFHADRVLVFAKTDLAAGARGVSLLWVDTRSEGFSRGRLLDKMGQKAQDTAELFFDNVFVPHDMLVGEINKGFAYGMHGLVRERLLIALRCATALEVALQWTVDYVKQRHTFGKPLIENQFIRFKLADIKAQTWATRALVDNCLAQFLRGELTPDGAAMAKLWASEATRSIDDLLQFFGGYGYMREYPIARAYTDVRPNRIYGGSSEIMREVIARAM
- a CDS encoding IclR family transcriptional regulator C-terminal domain-containing protein, with protein sequence MTELDNEGFVRSFARGLSVLETMGTSGPHTLASIATATGLPRTVVRRISLTLCELGYAVLDEDKVFHLTTKVLSLGTSYLTSLPFWGHAQRVLESLCAQLQESCAIALFDGSDAVFVLRIPSSKIMSLRLGMGSRLPAYATAPGRLLLAHCHTEVRERYLQTHALAPLTQHTLTEKDAIAQSLAQIQRDGYAWVDGEFDPHVTGLAVPIYDEKNQVSAAISANLLRLEFDLKRAQADVLPALRNASMLLAGLAPAFLHSRSAPRL